A genomic stretch from Telopea speciosissima isolate NSW1024214 ecotype Mountain lineage chromosome 7, Tspe_v1, whole genome shotgun sequence includes:
- the LOC122667958 gene encoding pentatricopeptide repeat-containing protein At3g42630 isoform X2 codes for MLSWKGELDELPGNVPIQVLRSLKQIIWHWQQNKIVTGNDHSVDFASFIRLLGRKEMPGIAQLIFVEMKSEGFQPGLAILSALMLCYAENGLFSHSKSVWEEIIASSFVPNIEVVSELMNAYGRMGHFNEVTRILHEVTSRDFDLSPEVYSVAISCFGKGGQLEMMEATMKEMVKSGFSVDSATANAFVKYYAVFGSLTEMEIAYGRLKRSRILIEEEAIRAVALAHIKEKKFYRLGEFLRDVGLGRRNVGNLLWNLLLLSYAGKFKMKSLQREFLKMVEAGFSPDLNTFNIRSLAFSRMSLFWDLHVSLEHMKHEKVIPDLVTYGCVVDAYLDRNLGRNMDFALNKMNVSDTPIVSTDPLVFEVFGKGYFHSSSEAFIEYKKQRNWTYRKLIAMYLKKEHRRNQIFWNY; via the exons ATGTTAAG TTGGAAGGGAGAGTTGGACGAGCTACCAGGGAATGTTCCTATTCAAGTTCTTAGATCACTGAAACAG ATCATCTGGCATTGGCAGCAGAATAAAATTGTCACCGGGAATGATCATTCTGTAGATTTTGCCTCATTCATACGGTTATTGGGTAGAAAAGAAATGCCTGGTATAGCTCAGCTAATCTTTGTTGAGATGAAATCTGAAGGTTTTCAACCTGGCCTTGCTATCCTATCAGCTCTGATGCTGTGCTATGCAGAGAATGGCCTTTTCTCCCATTCCAAGTCTGTATGGGAAGAAATAATAGCTAGCTCATTTGTTCCTAATATTGAGGTAGTTTCAGAGCTAATGAATGCATATGGGAGGATGGGACATTTTAATGAAGTAACCAGAATTCTGCATGAAGTCACTTCAAGGGATTTTGACTTGTCTCCTGAAGTTTACTCAGTGGCTATCTCTTGTTTTGGAAAGGGAGGGCAGCTTGAAATGATGGAAGCAACCATGAAGGAGATGGTTAAAAGTGGTTTCAGTGTGGATTCTGCTACTGCAAATGCCTTCGTTAAGTATTATGCTGTATTCGGTTCTCTAACTGAGATGGAAATTGCCTATGGTCGCCTTAAAAGATCTAGAATTCtcatagaagaagaagcaatTAGGGCTGTGGCACTTGCCcatataaaggaaaagaaattttacagGTTAGGTGAGTTCTTAAGGGATGTTGGTCTTGGTAGGAGGAATGTGGGAAATCTTCTCTGGaaccttcttctcctatcctATGCTGGTAAGTTTAAAATGAAAAGCCTGCAAAGAGAATTTTTAAAAATGGTGGAAGCAGGATTTTCTCCGGATCTTAATACATTTAATATTCGGTCTCTGGCTTTCTCCAGGATGTCATTATTTTGGGATCTACATGTAAGCCTTGAACATATGAAGCATGAGAAGGTCATTCCTGATCTTGTGACATATGGATGTGTGGTAGATGCATACCTAGACAGAAACCTTGGAAGGAACATGGATTTTGCTTTAAACAAAATGAATGTTAGTGATACGCCAATTGTTTCTACGGATCCTTTAGTGTTTGAAGTTTTTGGAAAAGGGTATTTTCATTCAAGCTCAGAAGCTTTCATAGAGTACAAGAAACAGAGGAATTGGACATACAGGAAGCTAATTGCAATGTATCTGAAGAAAGAGCATCGGAGGAACCAAATCTTTTGGAATTACTGA
- the LOC122667958 gene encoding pentatricopeptide repeat-containing protein At3g42630 isoform X1 — protein sequence MSLFLPIFVSCDSLSTRLLVGRRTEGANTAKVASKGGKTRMAKGDSLFQSLCGSVSLQLSNYQRFPALQSWKGELDELPGNVPIQVLRSLKQIIWHWQQNKIVTGNDHSVDFASFIRLLGRKEMPGIAQLIFVEMKSEGFQPGLAILSALMLCYAENGLFSHSKSVWEEIIASSFVPNIEVVSELMNAYGRMGHFNEVTRILHEVTSRDFDLSPEVYSVAISCFGKGGQLEMMEATMKEMVKSGFSVDSATANAFVKYYAVFGSLTEMEIAYGRLKRSRILIEEEAIRAVALAHIKEKKFYRLGEFLRDVGLGRRNVGNLLWNLLLLSYAGKFKMKSLQREFLKMVEAGFSPDLNTFNIRSLAFSRMSLFWDLHVSLEHMKHEKVIPDLVTYGCVVDAYLDRNLGRNMDFALNKMNVSDTPIVSTDPLVFEVFGKGYFHSSSEAFIEYKKQRNWTYRKLIAMYLKKEHRRNQIFWNY from the exons ATGTCTCTGTTTCTTCCAATCTTTgtctcctgcgactccttgtcTACCCGTCTTCTTGTTGGACGAAGGACGGAAGGAGCCAACACAGCCAAGGTGGCAAGCAAAGGCGGCAAGACTAGAATGGCGAAAGGCGACTCTCTTTTTCAGTCTCTCTGTGGTTCTGTCTCTCTCCAACTCTCAAACTATCAAAGATTTCCAGCCCTTCAAAG TTGGAAGGGAGAGTTGGACGAGCTACCAGGGAATGTTCCTATTCAAGTTCTTAGATCACTGAAACAG ATCATCTGGCATTGGCAGCAGAATAAAATTGTCACCGGGAATGATCATTCTGTAGATTTTGCCTCATTCATACGGTTATTGGGTAGAAAAGAAATGCCTGGTATAGCTCAGCTAATCTTTGTTGAGATGAAATCTGAAGGTTTTCAACCTGGCCTTGCTATCCTATCAGCTCTGATGCTGTGCTATGCAGAGAATGGCCTTTTCTCCCATTCCAAGTCTGTATGGGAAGAAATAATAGCTAGCTCATTTGTTCCTAATATTGAGGTAGTTTCAGAGCTAATGAATGCATATGGGAGGATGGGACATTTTAATGAAGTAACCAGAATTCTGCATGAAGTCACTTCAAGGGATTTTGACTTGTCTCCTGAAGTTTACTCAGTGGCTATCTCTTGTTTTGGAAAGGGAGGGCAGCTTGAAATGATGGAAGCAACCATGAAGGAGATGGTTAAAAGTGGTTTCAGTGTGGATTCTGCTACTGCAAATGCCTTCGTTAAGTATTATGCTGTATTCGGTTCTCTAACTGAGATGGAAATTGCCTATGGTCGCCTTAAAAGATCTAGAATTCtcatagaagaagaagcaatTAGGGCTGTGGCACTTGCCcatataaaggaaaagaaattttacagGTTAGGTGAGTTCTTAAGGGATGTTGGTCTTGGTAGGAGGAATGTGGGAAATCTTCTCTGGaaccttcttctcctatcctATGCTGGTAAGTTTAAAATGAAAAGCCTGCAAAGAGAATTTTTAAAAATGGTGGAAGCAGGATTTTCTCCGGATCTTAATACATTTAATATTCGGTCTCTGGCTTTCTCCAGGATGTCATTATTTTGGGATCTACATGTAAGCCTTGAACATATGAAGCATGAGAAGGTCATTCCTGATCTTGTGACATATGGATGTGTGGTAGATGCATACCTAGACAGAAACCTTGGAAGGAACATGGATTTTGCTTTAAACAAAATGAATGTTAGTGATACGCCAATTGTTTCTACGGATCCTTTAGTGTTTGAAGTTTTTGGAAAAGGGTATTTTCATTCAAGCTCAGAAGCTTTCATAGAGTACAAGAAACAGAGGAATTGGACATACAGGAAGCTAATTGCAATGTATCTGAAGAAAGAGCATCGGAGGAACCAAATCTTTTGGAATTACTGA